In Ornithinibacter aureus, the genomic stretch GAGCGGGTGCGCGGCCGCCGGCCGCTCGGGTGAGAGCGACCGGCCAGCGGTCGGTCAGCGCTCGGAGACCGGCACGTAGTTGCGCTCGCCCTCGCCGACGTAGACCTGGCGCGGCCGCCCGATCTTGGTCGTCGGGTCCTCGATCATCTCGCGCCACTGGGCGATCCAGCCGGGCAGGCGGCCCAGCGCGAACAGCACCGTGAACATGCGCGTGGGGAAGCCCATCGACTTGTAGATCAGGCCCGTGTAGAAGTCGACGTTCGGGTAGAGCTTGCGCTCGATGAAGTAGTCGTCGGCCAGCGCGATCTCCTCGAGGCGCATGGCGATCTCGAGCAGGTGGTCACCGCCCGCCGTCTTGGCGAGGATCTCGTGCGCGGTGTCCTTGATGATCGCGGCGCGGGGGTCGTAGTTCTTGTAGACCCGATGGCCGAAGCCCATGAGGCGGACGCCGTCCTCCTTGTTCTTGACCTTCGTCATGAACTCGTCGGTGGAGAAGTCGGCCTTCTCGATGCGCTCGAGCATCTCGAGCACGGCCTGGTTGGCACCGCCGTGCAGCGGGCCGAACAGCGCGTTGATCCCGGCCGAGACCGAGGCGAAGAGGTTGGCCTGCGAGGAGCCGACGAGGCGCACCGTGGAGGTCGAGCAGTTCTGCTCGTGGTCGGCGTGCAGCACCAGCAGCAGGTCGACGGCCCGCACGAGGTCGGGGTCGATCTCGTAGTCCGTGGCCGGGACCCCGAAGGTCATCCGCAGGAAGTTCTCGACGAGCGAGAGGTTGTTGTCCGGGTAGAGGAACGGCTGCCCGATCGACTTCTTGTAGGCGTAGGCCGCGATCGTCGGCAGCTTGGCCAGCAGGCGGATCGTCGAGATCTCGACCTGCTCCTTGTCGAACGGGTCGAGGCTGTCCTGGTAGAAGGTCGACAGGGCGGAGACCGCCGAGGAGAGCACCGGCATGGGGTGCGCGTCGCGCGGGAAGCCCTGGAAGAAGCCCTTGAGGTCTTCGTGGAGCATCGTGTGCTGGCTGATCCGGCCCTCGAACTCGGCGAGCTGGGTCGGCGTGGGCAGCTCGCCGTAGATCAGCAGGTAGGAGGTCTCGATGAAGGTCGACTGCTTGGCGAGCTGCTCGATCGGGTACCCGCGGTAGCGCAGGATGCCGGCGTCGCCGTCGATGTAGGTGATGGCGCTGGTGCAGCTGGCCGTGTTGGTGAAACCACCGTCCAGCGTGACGTTCCCGGTCTCCTTGAGCAAGGACGAGATGTCATACCCGCCGTTGCCTTCAGTGGCCCGTACGAGGGACAGGTCGAGCTGCTTGCCAGCAGCGGACAGGGTGGCGCCATCAGTCATGTCGTCGTCCTTCACGAGGGGCAGGGAACCATTCGACCCTACAGTCCGGGAGCAGGAGCAGAAACCGCACGCCCGTCTGCCTTGTCCCGGGAGGTCACCCGAGGCGACGAACGGCGGCCTCGATGCGCTCATCGGTCGCCGTGAGGGCGATGCGGACGTGCTGTCGTCCGGCAGGGCCGTAGAAGTCACCGGGGGCGGCGAGGATGCCGCGCTCGGCCAGCCGCTCGATGCTCACCCGGCAGTCCTCCCCCGCACTCGCCCACAGGTACAACCCGGCCTCGGAGTCGTCGACCCGCAGGCCGAAGGACTCGACGGCCGGCAGGAGCGCGGCCCGACGAGCGGCGTAGCGCTGCTTCTGCGCCACGACGTGGTCGGCGTCGGACAGGGCTGCGAGCATGGCGCGCTGCACGGGCCAGGGCACGATCAGCCCGGCGTGCTTGCGGACCTCGAGGAGCCGCCCGACCAGGGCGGGGTCACCCGCCACGAAGGCCCCGCGGTAGCCCGCGAGGTTCGACTGCTTCGACAGCGAGTAGACGCACAGCAGCCCCTCGTGGGACCCACCCGTCACGCGTGGGTCGAGGATCGACGGCGTGGTCGGCGGCTCGCGCGACCCCTGCGCGCGCGGGCGCCAGTCGAGCTCCGCGTAGCACTCGTCGGAGGCGACCACGACCCCGTGCTCGCGGGCCCAGGACACCACCTTCGCCAGGTGCTCGATGCCGAGCACCTTGCCGGTCGGGTTGCCGGGGGTGTTGAGCCACAGCAGCTTCGGCGTGGTTGCCGCCGTCAGCGGGCCCAGGGCCGTGAGGGCGTCGACCGCCACCGGT encodes the following:
- the dapC gene encoding succinyldiaminopimelate transaminase; the protein is MLSLPDFPWDSLAATKQRASAFCDPAIDGPAGSGLVDLSVGTPVDPTPTVVRDALAAASDAHGYPLTWGTPDLREAVAAWFAARRGVPDVDPAGVLPTIGSKELVAWLPLLMGIGAGDVVAFPRVAYPTYDVGARLAGATPVAVDALTALGPLTAATTPKLLWLNTPGNPTGKVLGIEHLAKVVSWAREHGVVVASDECYAELDWRPRAQGSREPPTTPSILDPRVTGGSHEGLLCVYSLSKQSNLAGYRGAFVAGDPALVGRLLEVRKHAGLIVPWPVQRAMLAALSDADHVVAQKQRYAARRAALLPAVESFGLRVDDSEAGLYLWASAGEDCRVSIERLAERGILAAPGDFYGPAGRQHVRIALTATDERIEAAVRRLG
- a CDS encoding citrate synthase, producing MTDGATLSAAGKQLDLSLVRATEGNGGYDISSLLKETGNVTLDGGFTNTASCTSAITYIDGDAGILRYRGYPIEQLAKQSTFIETSYLLIYGELPTPTQLAEFEGRISQHTMLHEDLKGFFQGFPRDAHPMPVLSSAVSALSTFYQDSLDPFDKEQVEISTIRLLAKLPTIAAYAYKKSIGQPFLYPDNNLSLVENFLRMTFGVPATDYEIDPDLVRAVDLLLVLHADHEQNCSTSTVRLVGSSQANLFASVSAGINALFGPLHGGANQAVLEMLERIEKADFSTDEFMTKVKNKEDGVRLMGFGHRVYKNYDPRAAIIKDTAHEILAKTAGGDHLLEIAMRLEEIALADDYFIERKLYPNVDFYTGLIYKSMGFPTRMFTVLFALGRLPGWIAQWREMIEDPTTKIGRPRQVYVGEGERNYVPVSER